The Maledivibacter sp. genome includes a region encoding these proteins:
- a CDS encoding transporter substrate-binding domain-containing protein, translating to MKKKKLVFIIIIIIVLIILVFTFIIKKNKADYTAQEREWISRNKDEIFFMGYYNSSGEALFVKKLCEILSKETGLNIVPYEDTWDNTMLLFQRGKIPMACTLDITTERLKYTNYTASLKSLSSGIYSCLKNPINNYEGIKGKNIGVVKSVKFLSMFKEKYKGISFNTILYDDVGSMINGLKSHEIDGFISTKNYDWSTRDLYYFNIPTISKDNNHIGVHKNYPKLHSIVTKEVDHLIDIGWSDTVREAINFEIEKQHLPFNEVEMSYLETKPIITIGIINDNILCGYKKNYSVHGIIPNVCEKIKFLTDIEFEYVFDSYENLLENDRVDLIATSSYDDKHYIYSNPIFTYTVSVLGRQDMPFVRELYDLEPYRIGVLSGGNQNDYLIQQMPRIDIHKYDDFTQLLDSVESLKSEYVVLPNVMVDVYISQSQDLDKKGILYESFTYMMAKDNTNTSLINIINKCLAVVNIEDIMSKEVDELADNKPNNRVQLIAAMCAIVALLVGIINLAIKKRIMELNLMYTDSLTGVHNRLWIDKELKKGIKEYIFFAVKLKDLFMLHECYGEGIYEKTLRTAIKAIQENLKRKDLFAIIDKEKFVIAKAHITDYEGEVFARELARIFGEKILIYDMSYDIKGIVGWTTIEDDINNFDAVIECLNIASYFAEKEDKIVRYSYEIFSKYKDRFEFDKQFVSSVMNEELELLYRNVYDEDGKVFALDTAVTCYLKDYGHLNSKTFYEATKRLSLQGQVDVIVLKNIIKQLRKWKEQGKMVRVLVSLHDETIAKYSFIPWLVDIMNGLENMNIMIKLEDKALEDHMEQLIFLEHKSIGFVFKNFGNNVLNMVEMRSFPVGIVCIDNDFILNIGEDKLYDETLDYIISVAKKMNQRIMVTDIISKNQYDAIVTRDVDYISGNYINPYVRGDELLHEDIGC from the coding sequence GGACACCTGGGACAACACAATGTTGCTTTTTCAAAGAGGTAAGATTCCCATGGCTTGTACACTAGACATAACCACGGAGAGACTTAAGTATACCAATTATACAGCATCATTAAAAAGCTTAAGTTCAGGTATTTATTCTTGTTTAAAAAATCCTATAAACAACTATGAAGGCATTAAGGGTAAGAATATTGGTGTAGTAAAAAGTGTAAAATTTCTTTCTATGTTTAAAGAAAAATATAAGGGAATATCCTTCAATACTATTTTATACGATGATGTAGGGTCTATGATTAATGGACTTAAGAGCCATGAAATAGATGGTTTCATTTCCACTAAAAACTACGATTGGTCCACCCGTGATTTATACTACTTTAACATTCCTACCATTTCAAAAGACAATAACCATATAGGCGTACATAAGAATTATCCTAAGCTCCATAGTATTGTTACCAAAGAGGTGGATCACTTGATTGATATAGGATGGAGTGACACCGTAAGAGAGGCCATAAACTTTGAGATTGAAAAACAACACTTGCCTTTTAATGAAGTGGAAATGTCATATCTAGAGACAAAACCTATTATTACCATTGGGATAATCAATGACAATATTCTATGTGGATATAAGAAGAATTATTCAGTACATGGGATTATACCAAATGTTTGTGAAAAGATCAAATTTCTTACGGATATAGAGTTTGAATATGTCTTTGATAGTTATGAAAATCTCCTTGAAAATGATCGTGTAGATTTAATAGCAACCTCTAGTTATGATGATAAACATTATATTTATAGTAATCCTATATTTACCTATACAGTTTCAGTGTTGGGCAGGCAAGATATGCCCTTCGTAAGAGAGCTTTATGATCTTGAACCATATAGGATTGGGGTTCTTTCAGGTGGCAATCAAAATGATTATCTTATACAGCAAATGCCTCGGATTGATATACATAAATATGATGATTTCACACAGCTTCTTGATTCGGTAGAGTCATTAAAGAGTGAATATGTTGTTTTACCAAATGTTATGGTTGATGTATATATATCACAATCCCAAGATTTAGATAAAAAAGGCATCCTATACGAAAGCTTTACTTATATGATGGCAAAAGATAATACTAATACATCTTTAATCAATATAATAAATAAGTGCTTGGCGGTCGTAAATATAGAGGATATTATGAGTAAAGAAGTAGACGAATTGGCCGATAACAAACCAAATAATAGAGTGCAGCTAATAGCTGCAATGTGTGCTATTGTAGCATTGTTAGTGGGTATTATTAATCTCGCAATTAAAAAGCGTATAATGGAGCTTAACCTCATGTATACAGATAGTTTGACAGGTGTTCATAATAGGCTTTGGATTGATAAGGAACTAAAAAAAGGTATCAAAGAATATATTTTTTTTGCAGTAAAGCTGAAGGATTTATTTATGTTACACGAATGCTATGGTGAGGGTATTTATGAAAAAACATTAAGGACAGCTATCAAAGCCATACAAGAAAATCTAAAAAGAAAAGATCTTTTTGCCATTATTGACAAAGAAAAGTTTGTTATTGCAAAAGCCCATATAACTGATTATGAAGGAGAGGTTTTTGCCCGTGAATTAGCTAGGATTTTCGGTGAAAAAATCCTTATATATGATATGAGTTACGATATTAAGGGAATTGTTGGATGGACAACTATAGAGGATGATATCAATAATTTTGATGCGGTAATAGAGTGTCTTAATATAGCTAGTTATTTTGCAGAGAAAGAAGATAAAATTGTTCGTTACAGCTATGAAATATTCAGTAAATATAAGGATAGATTTGAGTTTGACAAGCAGTTTGTAAGTTCTGTAATGAATGAAGAATTAGAATTATTGTATAGAAATGTTTATGATGAAGATGGCAAAGTTTTTGCATTGGACACCGCTGTTACATGTTATCTAAAAGACTATGGTCACTTAAACAGCAAAACCTTTTATGAAGCTACAAAAAGGCTTAGTCTCCAAGGCCAGGTGGATGTAATTGTACTCAAAAATATAATAAAGCAATTAAGAAAATGGAAAGAACAAGGGAAAATGGTACGTGTACTGGTTAGCTTACACGATGAAACAATAGCAAAATATAGTTTTATACCTTGGCTTGTAGACATCATGAATGGCCTTGAAAATATGAATATTATGATTAAGCTAGAAGATAAAGCTTTAGAGGATCATATGGAGCAGCTTATATTTCTAGAGCATAAAAGCATCGGCTTTGTATTTAAAAACTTTGGTAATAATGTATTGAATATGGTAGAAATGAGAAGCTTTCCTGTAGGCATTGTTTGTATAGATAATGATTTTATACTTAATATTGGTGAGGACAAGCTATATGATGAGACCCTGGACTATATTATATCTGTTGCAAAAAAAATGAATCAAAGGATTATGGTTACAGATATTATATCTAAAAATCAGTACGATGCTATTGTTACAAGAGATGTTGATTATATTAGCGGGAATTATATAAATCCATATGTGAGGGGAGATGAGCTGTTACATGAAGATATTGGTTGTTGA
- a CDS encoding response regulator transcription factor: MKILVVEDNRVLNETIRNSLVEDGFTIFTAFDGKTAKEQSYKQRPDIVLLDIMLPDVTGYNLISFFKKNGDPLIIVISALEEEDTRRIAYEKGADDYLIKPVSLFELRYKLKAVKKRVKKQKFVFEVGDIMFDIEHLELRCQGNTIILQHSQMALLKRLYDKYLSGEILDKNELIDVQGIGKSMNFRIHTLIGRLRKKLVEVGSEKIIIDNEYGKGYKMIVMK, from the coding sequence ATGAAGATATTGGTTGTTGAGGACAATCGCGTACTTAATGAAACCATTAGGAATTCACTTGTTGAAGATGGCTTCACTATTTTTACTGCTTTTGATGGTAAAACTGCTAAGGAGCAATCCTATAAACAAAGACCCGATATAGTTCTTCTTGACATAATGCTTCCCGATGTCACGGGCTACAATCTTATAAGCTTTTTTAAGAAAAATGGTGACCCTTTGATTATTGTAATTTCAGCCCTTGAAGAAGAGGATACTAGAAGAATAGCTTATGAGAAAGGGGCAGATGATTACCTTATCAAGCCTGTTTCTCTTTTTGAATTAAGATATAAATTAAAGGCTGTAAAGAAAAGGGTTAAAAAGCAGAAATTTGTTTTTGAAGTCGGTGATATCATGTTTGATATAGAGCATTTGGAGCTTAGATGTCAAGGTAATACCATTATACTTCAACACTCTCAGATGGCTTTGTTAAAAAGGCTTTATGATAAGTATTTATCAGGTGAAATTCTCGATAAAAATGAGCTGATTGATGTTCAGGGCATTGGGAAAAGTATGAATTTTAGAATACATACACTTATTGGCAGGCTTAGAAAAAAACTTGTAGAGGTAGGCAGTGAAAAGATCATTATTGATAATGAATATGGGAAAGGTTATAAAATGATAGTTATGAAGTAG
- a CDS encoding HAMP domain-containing histidine kinase, which yields MKKALKLIVLAILIIYVIGRGLVFLEYNFAKKTGFHGVRQIDIDTKELITEKISAILFYSDRIDIFSSQKKQLVLLDVGIKTKCSFFKNGDLIKQNYNPYLKGYTDKFYMKIPIQSRDYNEDNVCKIEFEVVPSLKNSNNRLFIGDMEKIDEFINFMYIIKTIVISTTIVAFGMSMFMGNRRKDIYLMLVGPFMVLSLFYFNIGLSGAVVSLAFTNVNILRKREKMLCFIIVLIISLLLKKNLYFLTGLLCFKIYDIVKKHGLAGIFSMMFLGGIYAVNNFERFNPTKVLMVFYKEIYLIIFIIFIISYSVYYFTILSRKYDNNVSVDLLRGISHDFKIPLSIIKLNTEISAEGFSTEGKRNSMQASTNNAIKDLERMIGSLTIYLSKNNYVHKEFNTSVKESIEKTERNFKNYDENINFEVSYDYEDVILPIDPVWFDRLIYNLVDNAFKYSDDTGRVILGYKKKKKYAIISVIDTGIGMTPDQLSKIFIPFYRADKSRSISGLGLGLSVIKNIVDSINGKIKVISKVGEGTTVIIEVKGK from the coding sequence ATGAAAAAAGCATTAAAGCTAATAGTCTTGGCCATATTAATTATTTATGTTATTGGTAGGGGTCTTGTTTTTCTTGAATATAATTTTGCTAAAAAGACAGGGTTTCATGGTGTAAGGCAAATTGATATAGATACTAAAGAATTAATCACAGAAAAAATCAGTGCTATCCTTTTTTATTCTGATAGAATTGACATCTTTTCAAGTCAAAAAAAACAGCTTGTATTGTTGGATGTTGGCATTAAAACTAAGTGTAGCTTTTTTAAAAATGGTGATCTTATAAAGCAGAATTACAATCCCTATTTAAAGGGCTATACAGATAAGTTTTATATGAAAATTCCTATACAAAGTAGAGATTATAATGAAGATAATGTTTGTAAAATTGAATTTGAAGTAGTGCCTAGCCTTAAAAATAGTAACAATAGACTGTTTATTGGTGATATGGAGAAGATAGATGAATTTATAAATTTCATGTATATAATAAAAACTATTGTTATATCAACGACTATAGTAGCATTTGGTATGTCCATGTTTATGGGAAATAGAAGGAAAGATATATACTTAATGCTTGTAGGGCCTTTTATGGTATTGAGTCTATTCTATTTTAATATTGGATTGAGTGGTGCTGTGGTTTCTTTAGCCTTTACAAATGTAAATATACTTAGAAAGAGAGAAAAAATGTTATGCTTTATTATTGTTTTGATTATTAGCTTGCTGTTAAAGAAAAATTTATATTTTTTAACTGGTTTATTATGCTTTAAGATATATGATATAGTAAAAAAACATGGTTTAGCCGGTATATTTTCAATGATGTTTTTAGGTGGAATTTATGCAGTGAATAACTTTGAACGATTCAATCCAACAAAGGTGTTAATGGTTTTTTATAAAGAGATATACCTTATCATTTTTATTATTTTTATAATAAGCTACTCAGTTTACTATTTTACTATTTTGTCTAGAAAATATGATAACAATGTGTCTGTGGATTTGCTTAGAGGAATCAGTCATGATTTCAAAATCCCCTTATCTATAATTAAATTAAATACAGAAATTTCTGCTGAAGGCTTTTCTACAGAAGGGAAACGTAACAGTATGCAAGCTTCAACTAATAATGCTATAAAGGATCTTGAAAGAATGATAGGTTCACTTACTATTTACCTTTCAAAAAACAATTATGTCCATAAAGAATTTAATACAAGTGTAAAAGAAAGTATCGAAAAAACTGAGAGAAACTTTAAAAATTACGATGAAAATATTAATTTTGAAGTGAGCTATGACTATGAGGATGTAATTCTACCTATTGACCCAGTTTGGTTTGATAGACTAATTTATAACCTCGTAGATAATGCTTTTAAATATAGTGATGATACAGGTAGAGTCATTCTAGGATATAAGAAAAAGAAAAAATATGCAATTATATCTGTAATTGATACTGGTATAGGAATGACTCCTGATCAACTAAGTAAAATTTTTATTCCCTTTTATAGGGCTGATAAGTCTCGTAGTATTAGTGGTCTTGGTCTTGGACTTTCCGTGATTAAAAATATTGTTGATAGTATAAATGGGAAGATTAAAGTTATTTCAAAAGTAGGGGAAGGTACTACTGTCATTATTGAAGTAAAGGGGAAATAG
- a CDS encoding L,D-transpeptidase family protein — translation MTKKTGPYVTLIILFILINLVGCSNPMNERQRVDQSKLQQSEVGNKDIEVFFIEPKTMPDTTYIKVYKELRVLELYGDNSLIGRFKIALGGSPIGDKNIEGDSKTPEGEYYICTRNDKSRFTLFLGLSYPNIDDAKRGLESGVIDEETFRYVSRAIEENRQPPWNTPLGGAVGIHGKGNSPDWTLGCIALSDEDIKILWRYVPLKTKVDIYK, via the coding sequence TTGACAAAAAAAACTGGCCCCTATGTCACGCTGATTATTTTATTTATTCTTATTAACTTAGTTGGGTGTAGTAATCCAATGAATGAAAGACAAAGGGTAGATCAATCCAAATTACAACAATCGGAGGTCGGAAACAAGGATATAGAGGTGTTTTTTATAGAACCTAAAACCATGCCAGATACCACTTATATAAAAGTATATAAGGAATTAAGAGTTCTGGAGCTTTATGGAGATAATAGCTTAATAGGTAGATTTAAAATTGCATTAGGAGGATCACCCATAGGAGATAAGAATATAGAGGGAGATTCAAAAACTCCAGAGGGAGAGTATTATATATGTACTAGAAATGATAAAAGCAGGTTTACACTATTTTTAGGCTTGAGCTATCCAAATATTGATGATGCAAAACGAGGACTTGAATCGGGGGTTATAGATGAAGAGACCTTCAGATATGTGAGTAGGGCAATTGAAGAAAATAGACAACCCCCGTGGAATACTCCCCTTGGTGGAGCTGTGGGAATCCATGGTAAGGGAAATTCTCCAGACTGGACATTGGGGTGTATAGCTTTATCCGATGAAGATATAAAAATACTCTGGAGATATGTACCTCTTAAAACAAAGGTAGATATATATAAATAG
- a CDS encoding M20/M25/M40 family metallo-hydrolase yields MKPLEMIKDLSNCYGAPGFEDNVLEVVNNYKGDLSYKKDSMMNCYLNLDKRDSNKMTVMLDAHLDEVAFMVQSIDERGLLNILPLGGWIAHNIPAHLVMVKNAEGKYIKGIVTSKPPHFMTAAEKEKKIEITDLQIDVGATSREEVLNEFKINIAAPIVPFVEFEYNEKNQIMMGKAFDNRLGCAAVIEVLKRLENENLPTNIVGALAAQEEVGTRGAVVTSNVVKPNIAIVFEGTPADDLYTNKYTMQSGLNCGPQIRHRDSQYVSHHRLITFAKEIAKKNNIICQDAVRVAGSTNAAKIHLSNEGVPTLVLGIPTRYVHTHHCYASYKDFENTVKLAVEIIKNLDNSIIDSF; encoded by the coding sequence ATGAAACCATTAGAAATGATAAAAGATTTATCTAACTGCTACGGTGCCCCAGGATTTGAGGATAATGTTTTAGAAGTAGTTAATAATTACAAAGGCGATCTATCTTATAAAAAAGATTCAATGATGAATTGCTACTTGAATTTAGATAAAAGGGATAGCAATAAAATGACCGTAATGCTAGATGCTCACTTAGATGAGGTAGCTTTTATGGTTCAATCCATAGATGAAAGAGGTCTTTTGAACATTCTTCCCTTAGGTGGATGGATAGCCCATAATATTCCTGCACATCTAGTAATGGTAAAAAATGCAGAGGGAAAATACATAAAGGGAATTGTTACTTCTAAGCCACCCCACTTCATGACAGCCGCAGAAAAGGAAAAGAAGATAGAAATTACTGATTTACAGATAGACGTAGGTGCTACTTCTAGAGAAGAAGTACTTAATGAATTCAAAATAAATATCGCCGCTCCTATAGTTCCCTTTGTAGAATTTGAATATAACGAAAAAAATCAGATTATGATGGGTAAAGCATTTGACAATAGATTAGGTTGTGCCGCTGTAATAGAAGTACTAAAAAGACTGGAAAATGAAAATCTACCAACCAATATAGTAGGAGCATTAGCAGCACAAGAAGAAGTAGGTACAAGGGGAGCTGTGGTAACTTCAAACGTTGTTAAACCCAATATAGCTATAGTATTTGAAGGAACTCCAGCCGATGATTTATATACCAATAAATACACTATGCAATCTGGACTTAATTGTGGTCCACAAATCAGACATAGGGATAGCCAATATGTATCTCATCATAGGCTTATAACCTTTGCCAAGGAAATAGCAAAGAAAAATAATATAATTTGTCAAGATGCAGTTAGAGTAGCCGGAAGCACAAATGCAGCTAAGATACATCTGTCAAATGAAGGTGTTCCTACTCTTGTTCTTGGTATTCCTACAAGATATGTGCATACACATCATTGCTATGCATCCTATAAAGACTTTGAAAACACTGTGAAACTAGCTGTAGAAATCATTAAAAATCTTGATAACAGCATAATTGATTCATTTTAA